The stretch of DNA ACAGCCGATCGAGAATACCGAAAAGGTGGTGCTGGCGATTACCGGTCGGCAGGCGAGCCTGGGCCAGATCAAAAAGACCCTACCGATCACCCAGTCCCTGGCCGAAGAGCTCAAGGCTCCCCTGCATGTCGTGCAAGTGGCCGTTAGCTCGGCCCGCGATCGCAAGCTCACGGCCCTACTCCAGGAGAAGGACATCTCAGCACAGTTGGTGCATGGCAACACGGTCAAGCGCGTCACCGAGGCAGTTCAGCCCAACACCCTGCTGGTTCTCATCGCCAGCACCCACATTGTTGGCCAGTCTGCCCTGGGTCGCGAGCCCGAAGCCATCGTTCGCGCCAACTGGGATACCAACATTCTGGTGCTGCACTTTCCCGCCAAACCGCGCCAGAAATCCTAGGGGCTGTCATCAATGGGCTGCTAACCGCTCAAAAAGTAAGGGTTACAGCCCCTAGTTAGCCTTGTTGGGTTCTGCTAACGCACCACCTAACCTACAAACTTAGGTTTGACAGAGCCCTAGGGGCGACCGTTTAGGTAGTTGACAATCCCCTGGGCGATCGCCTGGCCCATCTGGGCCTGCCAGCGGGGGTCGCGCAGCTTGGGTGCATCGATGGCCCCGGTGACAAAGCCAATTTCGATCAGGGCTGAGGGCATAGAGGTCCGCCGCAGCACTAAAAACCGGGCCTGGCGCACGCCGCGATCGTTCATGGCCAGGGTACTCAAGACCTGATTTTGTAGGGCGGTGGCCAGCACCCGCCCCGCCTCCGAGTAGTAGTAGGTCTCCAAACCGTTGACCTCCGAGCGCTGCATGCTGATCGCGTTGGCGTGAATGCTGACAAAGACCGTCGCTCGGGCGGCCTCAGCCATAGTGGCCCGGGGCTGCAAATCCACCGTTTGATCGCTCTGGCGCGTCATCTGTACCGCGATGCCCTGAGCCTGAAGCGCCGCCGCCGTATGCTGGGCCACCGCCAGCACCACGCCTTTTTCCTGCAGACCGCCAATGCCAACGGCCCCAGGGTCGGCCCCACCGTGGCCGGGGTCGAGCATGACCAGCACTTGGCCCCGGTTGGGCCGCTGGGCTGTGACTACCGGCTGAGGGGCTGGACTCGCCACCGCCGGAGGTGCTACGGCGTGGTGCACGGGCGCTGGTGCTGCCGCTGAGTTGATCACCGGCAGCACTACCGTTGTGGGCGGTGCGGCAATCTGGCTGGGGGCAACGCCGATGGGGGTCAGCCAAATGCCGCCATTGGCCAGGGGCGTAATCTGCCAGTCGGGGCTATACCCGTCCAGGGTCAGGGTAACGCGCACGGCGGGGGGCGCGGTGGCAAACTGAGTCAGGCTCCAGCGGTGAACCCCGTAGCGCCCCTGGGGCAGGGCCTCGGCGGACAGCCCCTGGGCGATCGCCGCATCCAGCAGATCGATCACAATTTGTCGCGCCTGGTTGGCATCGCGGGTGCGGTAGACCTGCACCTGGGGGGCCGCTCCAGCCGTGGGGATGAAAAACCCCTCGGCGGTCGCCTGAACCCCTCGCAGCACCGTGGCCGTGGCCCTGACCGCTGCCGGGTTGACCTGATTGCGGCTGATCAAGGGCGGCAGCGGCTCGGCCCCTACGGTTGTTAAGGGGCGCAGGGTCGCCGCCTTCGAGAGATCGGGAATGGTCAATGGACTGTTGGGAAAGTCTCCACCGGCGATCGCGCCAAGGCTACCCGGCAGCTGGACAACCCACTGTTGGGCGGTCATACCCCACACTTTGACCTGCTTGGGGTCCAGGTTGTAATCGGGGCTGAGATCCAGCACCAGGCGGGTGGTGTGGGCGTCGGCCTGAATCACCCGTACCGCCTGCACCGTACCGCCAATGAACTGATCGCCCAGGGCATCATTTGACACGATACCGGGCAGATCAATGACCAGCTGATGGCTAGGCCACAGGCTGACCTGTGGCTCTACGCTGCTCTCGGTGGTGAAGACAAGGCGGTTCTGGCCGGGGTCAAACTGCCAGGCCTGGAGCCGCGCGCTGGCTTTTGCCGGCAGGCTGCCCAACAGACACACCCCGGCTATACTGACCACTCCCGAAAAAAACTGCCTTAGCCGCAATTGGGTCGATCTCCCCCGTACCACAGAAGTTAGCTCGGCGCTTGGTCCGAAGT from Leptolyngbya sp. KIOST-1 encodes:
- a CDS encoding N-acetylmuramoyl-L-alanine amidase, translating into MVSIAGVCLLGSLPAKASARLQAWQFDPGQNRLVFTTESSVEPQVSLWPSHQLVIDLPGIVSNDALGDQFIGGTVQAVRVIQADAHTTRLVLDLSPDYNLDPKQVKVWGMTAQQWVVQLPGSLGAIAGGDFPNSPLTIPDLSKAATLRPLTTVGAEPLPPLISRNQVNPAAVRATATVLRGVQATAEGFFIPTAGAAPQVQVYRTRDANQARQIVIDLLDAAIAQGLSAEALPQGRYGVHRWSLTQFATAPPAVRVTLTLDGYSPDWQITPLANGGIWLTPIGVAPSQIAAPPTTVVLPVINSAAAPAPVHHAVAPPAVASPAPQPVVTAQRPNRGQVLVMLDPGHGGADPGAVGIGGLQEKGVVLAVAQHTAAALQAQGIAVQMTRQSDQTVDLQPRATMAEAARATVFVSIHANAISMQRSEVNGLETYYYSEAGRVLATALQNQVLSTLAMNDRGVRQARFLVLRRTSMPSALIEIGFVTGAIDAPKLRDPRWQAQMGQAIAQGIVNYLNGRP